In Nostoc sp. CENA543, a single genomic region encodes these proteins:
- a CDS encoding MFS transporter has product MQKISNENREVNKLLFTSLHLPPALKSPNVCCFVIGESISFFGSWMTQIALVWMVYQITNSAMLVGVVGFTNQFMGLIITPLVGVLLDRWNLRYVLLITQLVSILLSATLAFLTTNGHLTVTWIIIVGIMQGTVKAFDLPARLVTIPRLVDNKADTYSAIAIHSFLINTAKFVSPMIGGFLLARYGAASCFLVDSISCLPFISVVLTAQIKSVEHNPSLKKTNIFQNLREGFVFAYNFLPIRYVLILQIVICFMVMTHVNLIPVFVRETLNGSAETLGFLMTASALGSIIAGIYLILMKEATKLIKIIAFSSTILGLSLIIFSRTQNLPNSLILILIVGMMNTLTLAAISNFVQLVLVDENKRGRVTSIFTTGFLGILPFGNLFFGWLSSSIGVNNALFFGGVCCLIGAYIFIKNLPKIKNIVLSVYLENGVISTLKSN; this is encoded by the coding sequence GTGCAAAAAATTAGTAACGAAAATCGTGAAGTAAACAAACTCTTGTTTACTTCTTTGCATCTTCCACCTGCTCTGAAATCTCCAAATGTTTGTTGTTTTGTCATTGGAGAGAGTATTTCTTTTTTTGGCTCTTGGATGACTCAAATAGCCCTCGTGTGGATGGTGTATCAAATCACTAACTCAGCCATGTTAGTAGGTGTAGTTGGATTTACAAATCAATTTATGGGGTTGATTATTACACCATTAGTAGGCGTGTTATTGGATCGTTGGAATTTAAGATACGTATTACTTATTACACAGTTAGTATCTATTTTGCTTTCTGCTACTCTAGCATTTCTAACTACTAATGGTCATCTCACCGTTACGTGGATTATTATCGTTGGCATTATGCAAGGTACAGTCAAAGCTTTTGATTTACCTGCTCGTCTTGTTACTATTCCTAGATTGGTAGATAACAAAGCAGATACTTATAGTGCGATTGCAATTCATTCTTTTTTAATTAATACAGCCAAATTTGTCAGTCCCATGATTGGGGGATTTCTACTGGCTCGATATGGGGCTGCTTCTTGCTTTTTAGTTGATAGCATTAGTTGTCTACCATTTATTTCTGTTGTATTAACAGCCCAAATCAAATCAGTTGAACATAATCCTTCACTAAAGAAAACAAATATTTTTCAAAATTTACGAGAGGGGTTTGTATTTGCTTATAATTTCCTCCCTATCAGATATGTTTTAATCCTACAAATCGTAATTTGTTTCATGGTTATGACCCATGTTAATCTCATACCCGTATTTGTGAGGGAAACTTTAAATGGCAGTGCAGAAACTTTGGGTTTTTTGATGACAGCTTCCGCACTAGGTTCAATAATCGCTGGAATTTATCTAATTTTAATGAAGGAAGCTACAAAATTAATCAAAATTATAGCGTTCTCCTCTACAATCTTAGGCTTAAGTTTAATAATTTTCTCTCGTACTCAGAATTTACCAAATTCTTTAATCTTGATCCTCATTGTGGGGATGATGAATACGCTCACATTGGCAGCTATCAGCAACTTTGTGCAATTAGTTTTAGTCGATGAAAATAAACGAGGTAGAGTCACTAGTATTTTCACGACGGGTTTTTTGGGAATATTACCTTTTGGTAATTTATTTTTTGGTTGGCTTTCCAGTAGCATAGGTGTCAATAATGCTCTATTTTTTGGTGGTGTATGTTGTTTAATTGGAGCTTATATTTTTATCAAAAATTTACCCAAGATTAAGAATATAGTGCTTTCA